The following coding sequences lie in one Streptomyces sp. NBC_00510 genomic window:
- a CDS encoding NADP-dependent oxidoreductase, with product MKAIVVTDQAAGTAGMTLTERPEPLPAINDVIVQIHASGFVPTEMEWPSTWADRAGRDKTPSIPGHELAGVVTALGYGTTGLSVGQRVFGLADWHRDGTLAEYVAIEARNLAPLPGDVDFTVGASLPISGLTAWQGLFQHGRLQAGQAVLAHGAAGAVGTMVTQLAREAGAYVIGTGRAADRAKALDFGAHEFVDLENDTLKDVGGVDLVFDVIGGDVQKQSAALIKAGGTLVSIVGPVEARPADGLAVDFVVEADRLELGEIVQRVRDGRLRTNIGDVASLDDAIGALNPTTRRLGKTVIRVLP from the coding sequence ATGAAAGCCATTGTGGTCACCGACCAGGCCGCGGGAACGGCCGGAATGACGCTGACGGAACGGCCTGAGCCGCTCCCAGCGATCAACGACGTCATCGTTCAGATCCACGCATCGGGCTTCGTCCCCACAGAGATGGAGTGGCCGTCCACCTGGGCCGATCGCGCCGGCCGTGACAAGACACCGTCGATCCCCGGCCACGAGCTGGCCGGAGTGGTCACCGCTCTCGGCTACGGCACGACGGGGCTCTCGGTCGGGCAGCGGGTGTTCGGCCTCGCCGACTGGCACCGCGACGGCACCCTCGCGGAGTACGTGGCGATCGAAGCACGCAACCTCGCACCGCTGCCGGGCGACGTCGACTTCACGGTAGGCGCGTCCCTGCCGATCTCAGGTCTCACCGCGTGGCAGGGCCTGTTCCAGCACGGGCGCCTCCAGGCCGGCCAGGCTGTCCTCGCCCATGGCGCAGCCGGGGCAGTCGGGACGATGGTGACCCAGCTCGCACGTGAAGCCGGCGCTTACGTCATCGGCACCGGACGCGCCGCCGACCGCGCGAAGGCGCTCGACTTCGGCGCGCACGAGTTCGTCGACCTCGAGAACGACACGCTGAAAGACGTCGGCGGCGTCGACCTGGTCTTCGATGTCATCGGTGGCGACGTTCAAAAGCAGTCCGCCGCCCTGATCAAGGCCGGAGGAACACTGGTGTCCATCGTCGGCCCGGTCGAAGCACGGCCCGCTGACGGCCTGGCCGTGGACTTCGTCGTCGAAGCCGATCGCCTCGAACTCGGTGAGATCGTGCAGCGGGTGCGGGACGGACGGCTGCGGACCAACATCGGTGACGTCGCGAGCCTCGACGATGCCATCGGCGCCCTCAACCCGACCACCCGGCGCCTCGGGAAGACAGTCATCCGCGTCCTCCCGTAG
- a CDS encoding S8 family peptidase, with translation MLLVAATPSASLALAAPTGTASSAAQLSASASAFATGPEIKGTPAGTGAHRWIPLITGDRIAVNAKGEIVAARPAKGREDIPIRVETRDGHTYAMPDDARSLVQSGRVDRRLFDITTLSSPAYEQRHDLRLIVMYDAARPAARTALRSTGGAKVERTLPSVNADAVAAPANGTAELWAAVTDGAAGAAKRTVAPGIASVWLDSVVQASLDKSVPQIGGPEAWAAGFDGTGTRIAVLDTGVDTTHPDLAGQVVVERNFSDSPDAEDRFGHGTHVASITAGTGAKSGGTYKGVAPGARILSGKVLGDSGSGSMSQIIAGMEWAVAEKADVVNLSLGTWDSPEIDPAEEAVNRLSAESGTLFVIAAGNTGEQGPGTVGSPGSADAALTVGAVDKQDKLAPFSSTGPRVGDGGIKPDLTAPGVAIGAAAAHDSYLASVAPSVADGYMALNGTSMATPHVAGAAAILAQQHPDWTGDDIKDALVSSTTPGGYTPFEQGSGRVDLRNAIKQTVVARETSLSYGVAQWPHTDDQPLTKDLTYRNTGSAPVTLKLTVDATGPDGTPSPAGMFTTDGQVTVPAHGEATVKVTADTRLGGDTTGAFTGRVTATGDGQTVGTALAVDRESEMYTVTVKPLDRKGEPAPAPAWDAQLQGLEGPAKGANTVLSGDTHSVRVPKGRYFLNSMVRVDPAGSYDQGGDWFNQPNLDVTQDTTVTVDARTAKPLDITVPDRSAQPVLGFFSAGIELADGYSTRYGVFTDSLAQYRTGHLGPKAAAGDRLTQQLMTTFSTGVNGHDEYHLVYQPTGDRYLTGFTHHAKAREFAKVEAKLGAPAKGKFGFITPGTEGGAGLGTVHALPYTGTLHLLSGNTSWQLGFMQVDANDAYETSYDALPRTFKPGRSYQHVFNVGVFGPDLPEGAGLIGLLRADEAIDGRLPLFSDSEGNISENNSPIESARTSLYRNGELVNSSIYPMDVFYIAENERADYRLTVSVKRGAVADISTSMTTSWTFSSEYAPGITKLPTSVVRFTPALSLDNTGKARAKTWVPVTVKGTAAGRNLKSLSVWASYDKGAHWQKLNVCDGRVRITNPKAGGSVSFKAQAVDKQGNTVDETIIDAYLTK, from the coding sequence ATGCTGCTGGTCGCCGCTACCCCGTCGGCGTCCCTGGCACTCGCCGCCCCCACCGGCACGGCATCGTCGGCCGCACAGCTCTCGGCCTCGGCCTCGGCCTTCGCGACGGGTCCCGAGATCAAGGGGACTCCGGCCGGGACCGGCGCGCACCGGTGGATTCCACTGATCACCGGTGACCGCATCGCGGTGAACGCGAAGGGCGAGATCGTCGCCGCGCGTCCCGCCAAGGGCCGGGAGGACATACCCATCCGGGTGGAGACCCGCGACGGCCACACCTACGCCATGCCCGACGACGCCCGGAGCCTCGTCCAGAGCGGCCGGGTGGACCGGCGTCTGTTCGACATCACCACACTGAGCTCGCCGGCCTACGAGCAGCGCCATGACCTGCGGCTCATCGTGATGTACGACGCGGCCCGTCCGGCGGCCAGGACGGCGCTGCGCTCCACCGGCGGTGCCAAGGTCGAGCGCACGCTGCCGAGCGTCAACGCCGACGCCGTCGCCGCGCCCGCGAACGGCACCGCGGAACTGTGGGCGGCGGTCACCGACGGGGCGGCCGGCGCCGCGAAGCGCACCGTCGCTCCGGGTATCGCCTCGGTGTGGCTGGACAGCGTCGTGCAGGCGAGCCTGGACAAGAGCGTCCCCCAGATCGGCGGCCCGGAGGCTTGGGCGGCCGGTTTTGACGGCACTGGTACGCGTATCGCCGTTCTCGACACGGGTGTCGACACCACGCACCCCGATCTGGCCGGACAGGTCGTCGTCGAGCGGAACTTCTCCGACTCGCCGGACGCCGAGGACCGGTTCGGTCACGGCACGCATGTCGCGTCGATCACGGCCGGCACCGGAGCCAAGTCCGGTGGCACGTACAAGGGTGTGGCGCCGGGGGCCCGCATCCTCAGCGGCAAGGTCCTCGGTGACAGTGGCAGCGGCAGCATGTCGCAGATCATCGCGGGCATGGAGTGGGCCGTCGCCGAGAAGGCGGACGTCGTCAACCTCAGCCTGGGCACCTGGGACTCACCGGAGATCGATCCGGCGGAGGAGGCCGTCAACAGGCTGTCGGCCGAGAGCGGAACCCTCTTCGTCATCGCGGCGGGCAACACCGGCGAGCAGGGCCCCGGCACGGTCGGCTCGCCGGGCAGCGCCGACGCCGCCCTCACCGTCGGCGCGGTGGACAAGCAGGACAAGCTGGCCCCGTTCTCCAGCACCGGCCCGCGTGTCGGTGACGGTGGCATCAAGCCGGATCTGACGGCGCCCGGTGTGGCCATCGGGGCCGCGGCCGCGCACGACAGCTACCTGGCCAGTGTCGCGCCCTCCGTCGCGGACGGCTACATGGCGCTCAACGGCACCTCGATGGCCACCCCGCACGTCGCCGGCGCCGCCGCCATCCTCGCCCAGCAGCACCCGGACTGGACCGGCGACGACATCAAGGACGCGCTGGTCTCCTCGACGACGCCCGGCGGGTACACGCCCTTCGAGCAGGGCTCGGGCCGGGTCGACCTGCGCAACGCGATCAAGCAGACCGTCGTCGCCCGCGAGACCTCGCTCTCGTACGGTGTCGCGCAGTGGCCGCACACCGACGACCAGCCGCTCACCAAGGACCTCACGTACCGGAACACGGGCAGTGCCCCGGTCACCCTGAAGCTGACCGTGGACGCCACCGGACCGGACGGCACCCCCTCGCCCGCCGGGATGTTCACCACCGACGGCCAGGTCACCGTCCCGGCGCACGGCGAGGCGACCGTGAAGGTCACCGCCGACACCCGCCTCGGCGGTGACACGACCGGTGCCTTCACCGGACGCGTCACGGCCACTGGCGACGGGCAGACCGTCGGCACCGCGCTGGCCGTGGACCGCGAGTCGGAGATGTACACCGTCACGGTGAAGCCGCTGGACCGCAAGGGCGAGCCCGCGCCCGCCCCCGCCTGGGACGCTCAGCTGCAGGGCCTGGAAGGACCCGCCAAGGGTGCCAACACCGTGCTGAGCGGCGACACGCACTCGGTACGCGTCCCCAAGGGCCGGTACTTCCTCAACAGCATGGTCCGGGTCGACCCGGCGGGTTCGTACGACCAGGGCGGTGACTGGTTCAACCAGCCCAACCTCGACGTCACCCAGGACACCACGGTGACGGTGGACGCGCGCACCGCCAAGCCGCTGGACATCACCGTCCCCGACCGCTCCGCCCAGCCGGTCCTCGGCTTCTTCAGCGCGGGCATCGAACTGGCCGACGGATACAGCACCCGCTACGGGGTCTTCACCGACTCCCTCGCGCAGTACCGCACCGGCCACCTGGGCCCCAAGGCGGCCGCGGGCGACCGGCTGACCCAGCAGCTCATGACCACCTTCTCCACCGGCGTCAACGGGCACGACGAGTACCACCTGGTGTACCAGCCGACCGGCGACAGGTACCTCACCGGCTTCACCCACCACGCCAAGGCTCGGGAGTTCGCCAAGGTCGAGGCGAAGCTCGGAGCACCCGCCAAGGGCAAGTTCGGATTCATCACGCCGGGCACCGAGGGCGGTGCCGGACTCGGCACCGTGCACGCCCTGCCCTACACCGGCACCCTGCACCTGCTCTCGGGGAACACCTCGTGGCAGCTGGGCTTCATGCAGGTCGACGCGAACGACGCCTACGAGACCAGCTACGACGCGCTGCCGAGGACGTTCAAGCCCGGACGCTCCTACCAGCACGTGTTCAACGTCGGTGTCTTCGGGCCGGATCTCCCGGAGGGCGCCGGCCTCATCGGGCTGCTCCGGGCGGATGAGGCGATCGACGGACGGCTTCCGCTCTTCTCGGACAGCGAGGGGAACATCAGCGAAAACAACTCGCCGATCGAGAGCGCGCGAACGTCCCTCTACCGCAACGGTGAGCTCGTCAACTCCAGCATCTACCCGATGGACGTCTTCTACATCGCGGAGAACGAGAGGGCCGACTACCGGCTGACCGTCTCGGTCAAGCGCGGTGCGGTCGCCGACATCTCCACGAGCATGACGACGAGCTGGACGTTCTCCTCCGAGTACGCTCCGGGGATCACCAAGCTCCCGACCTCCGTCGTGCGCTTCACCCCCGCCCTGTCCCTCGACAACACGGGCAAGGCCCGGGCCAAGACGTGGGTGCCGGTGACCGTCAAGGGCACCGCCGCGGGCCGGAACCTCAAGTCCCTGAGCGTGTGGGCCTCCTACGACAAGGGAGCCCACTGGCAGAAGCTCAACGTCTGCGACGGCCGGGTCCGGATCACCAACCCCAAGGCCGGCGGCAGCGTCTCGTTCAAGGCCCAAGCCGTGGACAAGCAGGGCAACACCGTCGACGAGACCATCATCGACGCCTACCTGACGAAGTAG
- a CDS encoding GNAT family N-acetyltransferase, producing the protein MILRPLRDTDEDADAIAVMAAAAFGASDALPGGGPPEEMPPELAALLRRRNRYVARTDPGGCWLAVDETSGMPLGVALSTRREGTWGLSLLAVLPSAQRQGVGRELLAAALAYGRGCLRGIICSSPDPRAAATYRRAGFALHPAMRLEGAVRKGDLPAPDGAVHEGSAKHRDLMDSVDRRTRGGAHGPDHDQLLTESDLLIVDDLAGSGYCYIDQYGNVRLLAATSPRLATRLLTAALLSLPEGTPAQVANLTAEQQWAVDVGLTAGLELSTYGWVCLSGMRPPEPYIPSGFFG; encoded by the coding sequence ATGATCCTGCGCCCCTTGCGCGACACCGACGAGGACGCCGACGCGATAGCGGTCATGGCCGCCGCCGCGTTCGGCGCCTCCGATGCCCTGCCCGGTGGCGGCCCGCCCGAGGAGATGCCTCCCGAGCTGGCCGCTCTGCTACGGCGGCGCAACCGGTACGTCGCGCGTACCGACCCCGGTGGCTGCTGGCTGGCCGTGGACGAGACCTCCGGCATGCCGCTCGGGGTCGCCCTGTCGACGCGCCGCGAGGGGACGTGGGGGCTGTCGCTCCTTGCCGTGCTGCCCTCCGCGCAGCGGCAGGGGGTCGGACGCGAACTGCTCGCCGCCGCCCTTGCCTACGGGCGCGGCTGCCTGCGCGGCATCATCTGCAGCTCCCCCGACCCGCGGGCGGCGGCGACCTACCGCCGGGCGGGCTTCGCGCTGCACCCGGCGATGCGCCTGGAAGGCGCCGTCCGCAAGGGCGACCTGCCTGCCCCGGACGGCGCGGTGCACGAGGGCTCGGCCAAGCACCGCGACCTGATGGACTCCGTCGACCGGCGCACCCGGGGCGGCGCCCACGGCCCCGACCACGACCAACTGCTCACCGAGAGCGACCTGCTGATCGTCGACGACCTCGCCGGCAGCGGCTACTGCTACATCGACCAATACGGGAACGTACGGCTGCTCGCCGCCACCTCCCCCAGGCTGGCGACCCGGCTGCTCACCGCCGCACTACTGAGCCTGCCCGAGGGCACCCCGGCACAGGTCGCCAATTTGACGGCCGAGCAGCAGTGGGCCGTGGATGTGGGGCTGACCGCCGGACTGGAACTCAGCACGTACGGCTGGGTCTGCCTGAGCGGGATGCGGCCACCGGAGCCGTACATCCCCTCGGGATTCTTCGGGTGA
- a CDS encoding nitroreductase family protein codes for MNKHLTRYFDPSKTIPGETLQQLLRFLRSAPSSVNVQPNHFYVLATPEGKERLADNLGERFRDNAEKILNASHTIILTTRADLPDTHLEAVFAKERADGRFPDPSKQELWESMTRDFLNLRNYGYKDLNHWMEKQTYMAVGLTMMAAAELGVEATPLEGFDPTSVDKAFKIRENGHTTTVLLALGYPDPERVYTTPISRFDPDQLFTFV; via the coding sequence ATGAACAAGCATCTCACCAGGTATTTCGATCCCAGCAAGACCATTCCTGGGGAAACCCTTCAGCAGCTGCTGCGATTCCTGCGTTCCGCGCCGTCATCGGTGAACGTACAGCCCAACCACTTCTACGTCCTCGCCACGCCCGAAGGCAAGGAGCGGCTCGCCGACAACCTGGGCGAACGATTCCGGGACAACGCCGAGAAGATCCTCAACGCGTCGCACACCATCATCCTCACCACCCGGGCAGATCTGCCCGACACCCACCTCGAGGCGGTGTTCGCCAAGGAGAGGGCCGATGGCCGGTTCCCTGATCCATCCAAGCAGGAGCTGTGGGAATCCATGACCCGGGACTTCCTCAACCTTCGCAACTACGGCTACAAGGACCTGAACCACTGGATGGAGAAGCAGACCTACATGGCGGTGGGCCTGACCATGATGGCGGCCGCCGAGCTCGGCGTCGAGGCCACGCCGCTGGAGGGGTTCGACCCGACCAGCGTCGACAAGGCCTTCAAGATCCGCGAGAACGGACACACCACGACGGTGCTGCTGGCCCTCGGCTACCCCGACCCGGAGAGGGTGTACACCACCCCGATCTCGCGCTTCGACCCGGACCAGCTGTTCACCTTCGTCTAA
- a CDS encoding isocitrate lyase/phosphoenolpyruvate mutase family protein: MALHTRDGGLVMPNAWDGLSALMLADAGFEAIATSSAALATTLGRPDGRHEVTRGEHLEHARLLGRLTGLPVNGDFEDGYGDTPEDVAATVEAAVGSGLAGIGIEDTSGNPDQPIRDFDEAVNRIRSAVEAAKGRIVVTGRTDNFIQGRPDLDDTIRRLTAFAEAGADVLYAPYPPDLDALVAIVTAVAPTPVNVLISPADKVLTVAELQKAGVKRISVGPALYTHAMEALDQAIKALVAGDLTTATTGTSFERISELLARGTK, translated from the coding sequence ATGGCGCTGCACACCCGCGACGGCGGCCTCGTCATGCCGAACGCATGGGACGGCCTATCGGCGCTGATGCTGGCCGACGCCGGCTTCGAGGCGATCGCGACGTCATCGGCGGCACTCGCCACGACACTCGGCCGGCCCGACGGGCGTCACGAAGTCACCCGTGGTGAGCACCTTGAGCACGCGCGGCTGCTCGGCCGTCTCACCGGGCTCCCCGTCAACGGGGACTTCGAGGACGGCTACGGCGACACGCCCGAAGACGTCGCTGCGACCGTGGAAGCCGCCGTCGGGTCCGGCCTGGCCGGTATCGGGATCGAAGACACCTCGGGCAATCCCGATCAACCGATCCGCGACTTCGACGAGGCGGTCAACCGCATACGGAGCGCCGTCGAGGCTGCCAAGGGGCGCATCGTCGTCACCGGCCGCACCGACAACTTCATCCAGGGGCGGCCCGATCTCGACGACACCATCCGGCGTCTGACGGCCTTCGCGGAGGCCGGCGCGGATGTGCTCTACGCCCCTTACCCACCCGACCTCGACGCACTCGTCGCGATCGTCACCGCCGTCGCGCCGACACCGGTGAACGTCCTCATCTCGCCGGCGGACAAGGTGCTGACCGTCGCTGAACTGCAGAAGGCCGGGGTCAAGCGCATCAGCGTGGGTCCAGCGCTCTACACCCACGCAATGGAGGCACTCGACCAGGCCATCAAGGCTCTCGTCGCGGGTGACCTCACCACCGCGACGACGGGAACCAGCTTCGAGCGCATCAGCGAACTACTTGCCCGCGGAACGAAATAG
- a CDS encoding IS701 family transposase, translating to MQRLQFFLSESPWEAEQVNDRRLELLREEPATAPHDGGVIVIDDSGDRKDGTATAHVGRQWLGRLGKTDNGIVTVTTVWTDGRVYYPLHATPYTPAHHFTSGRSDPAFRTKPQLAAALAVRGKDAGFGCRAVVADCAYSVSDDWYLALREAGLAYVVALKPHRGTWARAGQPHTPIEAAHALTWKDAKHPGDWKAVERHFRDGHTETWWAADARLGGYGPDSPCRLVVATTDPAGLPEKATWYLATNLPHPDTPHATAGPHPPADLAEIVRLYGLRPWIEQSYKQIKDELGWADFQVRSARAIRRHQTLINCAFSFCWDQWFAPPGPLDATAPDPCPEEGPERGTRHTPPGPAALLAQGLTRYPVLAHPSHHPHPMVASMDGHGSTP from the coding sequence GTGCAGCGGCTGCAGTTCTTCCTGTCCGAGTCGCCCTGGGAGGCCGAGCAGGTCAACGACCGGCGGCTTGAGCTGCTGCGTGAGGAGCCGGCGACGGCTCCGCACGACGGCGGAGTCATCGTGATCGACGATTCCGGGGACCGCAAGGACGGCACCGCGACCGCGCACGTGGGCCGGCAATGGCTGGGCCGGCTGGGCAAGACAGACAACGGCATCGTCACGGTGACCACGGTGTGGACCGACGGCCGCGTGTACTACCCGCTGCATGCGACGCCCTACACCCCCGCCCATCACTTCACCAGCGGCCGCTCCGATCCGGCCTTCCGTACGAAACCGCAGCTGGCCGCTGCTCTCGCGGTCCGCGGGAAGGATGCGGGCTTCGGCTGCCGGGCGGTGGTCGCCGACTGCGCCTACTCCGTCAGCGACGACTGGTACCTCGCACTGCGCGAGGCGGGCCTGGCCTACGTGGTGGCGCTCAAGCCGCACCGCGGCACCTGGGCCCGGGCCGGTCAGCCGCACACCCCCATCGAAGCCGCCCACGCCCTGACCTGGAAGGATGCCAAGCATCCCGGGGACTGGAAGGCCGTGGAGCGTCACTTCCGCGACGGGCACACCGAGACCTGGTGGGCCGCCGACGCCCGGCTGGGCGGCTACGGACCTGACTCACCCTGCCGACTGGTCGTGGCCACCACCGACCCGGCCGGCCTGCCGGAGAAAGCCACCTGGTACCTGGCCACCAACCTGCCCCACCCCGACACACCCCACGCCACGGCCGGCCCGCACCCGCCAGCCGACCTCGCCGAGATCGTCCGCCTCTACGGCCTGCGTCCCTGGATCGAGCAGAGCTACAAGCAGATCAAGGACGAACTCGGCTGGGCCGACTTCCAGGTCCGCTCCGCCCGCGCCATCCGCCGCCACCAGACCCTGATCAACTGCGCTTTCTCCTTCTGCTGGGATCAATGGTTCGCCCCACCCGGACCGCTGGATGCCACCGCGCCGGACCCCTGCCCCGAGGAGGGGCCAGAGAGGGGGACCAGACATACCCCACCAGGCCCAGCAGCCCTGCTGGCCCAAGGCCTTACGCGCTATCCGGTCCTGGCTCACCCCAGCCATCACCCTCACCCGATGGTGGCAAGCATGGACGGACACGGATCCACCCCATGA
- a CDS encoding Imm10 family immunity protein, which produces MTFRFEAHIAFGFDDPEPDGTMSAGIAESDDEEDFSLSFMCRFDEADEQDVRLGFDSHCVVTPDQNTAYGCVRRVELDADVLRITLDPESVDALGLEDPTVEAVLRAPAPDVARMLEVLARILTYGRRDARPLVISL; this is translated from the coding sequence ATGACTTTCAGATTTGAAGCACACATCGCGTTCGGGTTCGACGATCCCGAGCCGGACGGCACTATGAGCGCTGGGATTGCCGAGTCCGACGACGAGGAGGACTTCTCGCTGTCATTCATGTGTCGCTTTGACGAGGCCGACGAACAGGACGTGCGTCTCGGCTTTGACTCGCACTGTGTTGTCACGCCCGACCAGAACACTGCGTACGGGTGTGTGCGCCGGGTCGAACTGGACGCCGATGTCTTGCGGATCACCCTGGACCCCGAGTCCGTGGATGCGCTGGGGCTGGAGGACCCGACAGTCGAAGCCGTCCTACGCGCGCCGGCTCCGGATGTGGCTCGCATGCTCGAAGTTCTTGCGCGCATCCTGACCTACGGGCGACGCGACGCCCGTCCCTTGGTGATCTCCCTGTAG
- a CDS encoding MmcQ/YjbR family DNA-binding protein, translating into MDGQEVQKIAGDYTAELPGTDQEHRFGPDWELHKVGGKVFMLMTDMPGRPVLILKADPDDATALREQYAGITPGYHMDKRHWITVEGGDTIDDKLVKELVTDSYRLVVGGLPKSKQPVDPHTYNHHA; encoded by the coding sequence TTGGACGGACAAGAAGTGCAGAAGATCGCGGGCGACTACACCGCGGAACTGCCCGGCACCGACCAGGAACACCGTTTCGGCCCCGACTGGGAGCTCCACAAGGTGGGCGGCAAGGTTTTCATGCTCATGACCGATATGCCCGGACGCCCCGTCCTGATCCTGAAAGCCGATCCTGACGACGCCACAGCCCTGCGTGAGCAGTACGCGGGCATCACCCCCGGCTACCACATGGACAAGAGGCACTGGATCACAGTGGAAGGCGGAGACACCATCGACGACAAGCTGGTGAAGGAACTCGTGACCGACTCCTACCGTCTCGTGGTCGGCGGGCTTCCCAAGTCCAAGCAACCCGTGGATCCACACACCTACAACCACCACGCCTGA
- a CDS encoding SDR family oxidoreductase, protein MRVFVTGASGSIGSAVVPELIAAGHEVLGLVRSDAAATAVAAAGGTPLRGDLTDLDSLRAGAAQADGVINLAFSNDWSNLEQGIDEEARAVQTLAAALEGSGKPFVHAGLTPMVPGHTSTEEDRDTTNGPVGGRGRTSDAVLTLAAQGVRSSVVRLPRSVHQRGSAYGFCSVLIAAAQKTGVSAYVGDGTQRWPAVNLLDAAPLFRIALEDAAPGTVLHAVADEGDTMRSLAEAIGSVLAVPVESAPPERFGPIGRVFALDMPSSSAQTRERFGWEPTHPRLIDDLVAGDYPALG, encoded by the coding sequence ATGCGCGTTTTCGTCACTGGCGCCAGCGGCAGCATCGGCTCGGCTGTCGTTCCCGAACTCATCGCCGCTGGTCACGAGGTCCTCGGCCTCGTCCGCTCCGATGCCGCGGCTACGGCCGTCGCCGCCGCCGGCGGGACGCCGCTCCGCGGCGACCTCACCGACCTTGACAGCCTCCGTGCCGGCGCCGCGCAGGCCGACGGTGTCATCAACCTGGCCTTCAGCAACGACTGGAGCAACTTGGAACAGGGCATCGACGAGGAAGCGCGCGCCGTGCAGACCCTCGCGGCCGCACTCGAAGGCAGTGGCAAGCCGTTCGTGCATGCCGGCCTCACGCCGATGGTGCCGGGCCACACCTCCACCGAGGAGGACCGCGACACCACCAACGGTCCGGTCGGTGGCCGCGGCCGTACTTCCGACGCGGTGCTGACCCTGGCCGCCCAGGGCGTCCGGTCCTCCGTCGTGCGGCTGCCGCGCTCCGTGCACCAACGCGGGTCGGCATACGGCTTCTGCTCGGTGCTCATCGCCGCCGCGCAGAAAACGGGCGTGTCAGCGTACGTCGGCGACGGCACACAGCGATGGCCGGCCGTCAACCTGCTTGACGCCGCCCCCCTGTTCCGCATCGCACTCGAGGACGCTGCACCGGGCACGGTCCTGCACGCGGTAGCCGACGAGGGCGACACCATGAGGTCGCTGGCCGAGGCTATCGGCAGCGTTCTCGCGGTGCCGGTCGAGTCGGCGCCGCCTGAGCGCTTCGGCCCCATCGGTCGCGTGTTCGCCCTAGACATGCCATCGTCGAGTGCACAGACCCGGGAACGGTTCGGCTGGGAGCCCACCCACCCGCGCCTGATCGACGACCTCGTTGCCGGCGACTATCCCGCCCTGGGCTGA
- a CDS encoding NADAR family protein, protein MVWTRPTYRLVDGERIDGAWCHVWTKSYAGYHPADLFVYADSAIRCVGEMDLQGLRERLTSGLIALSDPERLAPAPAREGPRWSARYPEPLTDEGFVGEVQDEIESLSGRPTSSDRCWEAIRHYLEEPTEGNRQDVRAAYLTIPAHRRVYVLGDMDLQDVPLRKLITDLGEPVGGDGPIATAEMHREVLEYFRAGDRGVERSRELYGMLHADDPQWAGVPAITSNERVNPPNEPPERVDLFVLRNEFPAPFLYRGQRYPTVLHGYWALAAADRSDHDHIREAATAREAHETGGRIPLRPEWLLVRTAVMAALLRAKFTQHPELAQVLLSTGDARISYTGISESPHWTDRGPREGRNWVGRLLELTRAELLSDRVVNEGG, encoded by the coding sequence ATGGTTTGGACGAGGCCGACGTATCGCCTGGTGGATGGGGAGCGGATCGACGGGGCATGGTGCCACGTGTGGACCAAGTCGTACGCGGGCTACCACCCGGCTGATCTCTTCGTCTACGCCGACAGCGCGATCCGCTGCGTGGGTGAGATGGATCTGCAGGGGCTCCGGGAGCGGCTGACGTCCGGATTGATCGCTCTCAGCGACCCTGAACGCCTGGCCCCAGCGCCGGCCCGGGAGGGTCCCCGGTGGTCCGCCCGCTATCCGGAACCGCTGACGGACGAAGGCTTCGTGGGCGAGGTGCAGGACGAGATCGAGTCGTTGAGCGGGCGGCCGACCAGTTCCGACCGGTGCTGGGAGGCGATCAGGCACTATCTGGAGGAGCCCACCGAGGGCAACCGCCAGGATGTCCGGGCGGCGTATCTGACCATTCCGGCGCATCGGCGGGTCTATGTGCTGGGCGACATGGACCTACAAGACGTCCCTTTGCGGAAGCTGATCACCGATCTCGGCGAGCCCGTGGGTGGCGACGGCCCGATTGCTACGGCGGAGATGCACCGCGAGGTTCTGGAGTACTTCCGTGCCGGCGACCGGGGCGTGGAACGAAGCCGTGAGCTGTACGGAATGCTGCATGCCGATGATCCGCAATGGGCGGGGGTTCCCGCGATCACGTCGAATGAACGGGTCAACCCACCGAACGAGCCGCCGGAGCGAGTGGACTTGTTCGTCTTGCGTAACGAGTTCCCGGCGCCGTTCTTGTACCGGGGCCAGCGCTATCCAACGGTGCTGCACGGCTACTGGGCCTTGGCGGCGGCCGACCGCTCCGACCACGATCACATCCGTGAGGCAGCCACGGCTCGCGAGGCCCATGAGACCGGCGGTCGCATCCCGCTGCGGCCCGAATGGCTTCTCGTCCGCACCGCTGTCATGGCCGCGCTGTTGCGTGCAAAGTTCACCCAGCACCCGGAGCTCGCCCAGGTGCTGCTGTCCACGGGCGACGCCAGAATCAGCTACACCGGGATCTCGGAGTCGCCGCACTGGACCGACCGCGGTCCGCGGGAAGGCCGGAACTGGGTGGGTCGCCTGCTCGAACTCACCCGAGCTGAACTCCTGTCAGATCGGGTTGTCAACGAGGGAGGGTAG